The genomic region TAACCTGAAATCATTTTGAGAAATATTTTCCGGAGCGGGAAACCCGCTCGCATCGGATCGCGCCCGCAGCGCGTCCCCGGGCGCGGCGGTTCCTTGTGGGAGCGACGCAAGTCGCGACTACGGCTTGTCCACGCTCGCCAACGCTCGTCCGCTGTTCCGGCGCCCGCTCGCGACTCGCGCCGCTCCGGCGGCGCATCCCCGGGCGCGACGGTCCTGTGCGCGCCGGCACGCCCGGGATGCTCAGGTTTCGGCTTCGCCGGATTCGGGCTCGGGCTCGGCGCCGTTGGCGCCGCAGCATTTCTTGTATTTCTTGCCGCTGCCGCAGGGGCAAGCATCGTTGCGACCGACTTTGGCGGGCGTTGCCGGCGACCCCGGCGACACAACCGGCGCAGCGGCA from Candidatus Hydrogenedentota bacterium harbors:
- a CDS encoding SEC-C domain-containing protein, translating into AAAPVVSPGSPATPAKVGRNDACPCGSGKKYKKCCGANGAEPEPESGEAET